In the Leptospira sp. WS4.C2 genome, one interval contains:
- a CDS encoding type II toxin-antitoxin system death-on-curing family toxin produces MLDETIFLSIEDVILIHKNQIELYGGANDIRDHGLLESAINQPMATFDGIRLHPSLFDKAAAYLYYLCKNHPFLDGNKRVALASSLVFLDINGYEILDPNEILYNFVIGVAEGQYTLEAIKKILESLAKLNI; encoded by the coding sequence ATGCTGGATGAAACTATATTCCTCTCCATTGAGGATGTAATTCTTATACACAAAAATCAAATCGAACTCTATGGCGGAGCAAATGACATTCGTGATCACGGACTTTTAGAATCGGCCATTAACCAACCAATGGCCACTTTTGATGGTATCCGTTTACACCCTTCTCTATTCGATAAAGCAGCTGCCTATTTATATTACTTATGCAAAAATCATCCTTTTTTGGATGGAAATAAACGAGTTGCATTGGCTTCTTCATTAGTCTTTCTCGATATTAACGGATACGAAATACTTGATCCAAATGAAATCTTATATAACTTCGTAATTGGAGTCGCCGAAGGACAATACACGTTAGAAGCGATTAAGAAAATATTAGAATCTCTAGCTAAACTTAATATCTAA
- a CDS encoding antitoxin, with translation MNRAKLFKNGDSQAIRLPKEFRFKGKEVYIRKDGNCVIISPIDDAVDRFWKSLNDFSDDFQIERNQPKSFDKRNSI, from the coding sequence ATGAATCGTGCGAAATTATTTAAAAATGGTGACAGTCAAGCGATTAGACTCCCTAAAGAATTTAGATTCAAAGGAAAAGAAGTCTACATTAGAAAAGATGGAAATTGTGTAATCATTTCTCCTATCGACGATGCCGTTGACAGATTTTGGAAATCTTTAAATGATTTTTCTGATGATTTTCAAATTGAAAGAAATCAGCCTAAGTCTTTCGACAAACGAAATTCGATATGA
- a CDS encoding type II toxin-antitoxin system VapC family toxin yields MNQYLLDTNICIYIINKKPEKVYQKFKKITLDNIFISSITEFELKYGVQKSKKADQNQKTLNDFLGYLNVINFDSESASVAGSIRSKLEQKGEKIGPYDLLIASQAISSDIILVTNNEREFKRIKELKIENWVL; encoded by the coding sequence ATGAATCAATATTTATTAGATACAAATATCTGTATCTATATCATTAATAAAAAACCTGAAAAAGTTTACCAAAAATTCAAAAAAATTACCCTAGATAACATCTTCATTTCAAGCATCACTGAGTTTGAATTAAAATATGGGGTTCAAAAAAGTAAAAAAGCTGATCAAAATCAAAAAACTCTAAATGATTTTCTAGGTTATTTAAATGTCATTAACTTTGACTCAGAATCAGCTTCCGTAGCGGGATCTATCAGATCTAAACTTGAACAAAAAGGTGAGAAAATTGGACCTTATGATTTGCTTATTGCTTCCCAGGCGATTTCTAGCGATATTATTCTAGTAACAAATAATGAAAGAGAATTTAAAAGAATTAAAGAACTTAAAATAGAAAATTGGGTTCTTTAA
- a CDS encoding BrnT family toxin yields the protein MEFEWDSKKNQDNLEKHGVDFFTAQSAFLDKNRIISKDILHSTESEERFFCFGSVPDGILTVRFTLRGENIRIYGAGFWREGKKLYEKENNLH from the coding sequence GTGGAATTTGAATGGGATTCTAAAAAGAATCAGGATAATCTAGAAAAACACGGTGTTGACTTCTTTACTGCACAAAGTGCTTTTCTTGATAAAAATAGAATTATTTCAAAAGATATTTTGCACTCTACAGAATCTGAAGAACGTTTCTTTTGTTTTGGTTCAGTCCCTGATGGAATTCTTACAGTTCGGTTTACCTTAAGGGGAGAAAATATTAGAATCTATGGTGCTGGATTCTGGAGAGAGGGAAAAAAACTTTATGAAAAAGAAAACAATTTACACTAA
- a CDS encoding CopG family transcriptional regulator has protein sequence MKKKTIYTKAPNDVTKAINSSLVINDFLPPPDKLITKEDNSKVTILLSKKSISFFKAQSKKSGVPYQSMIKKVLDLYADRFAHK, from the coding sequence ATGAAAAAGAAAACAATTTACACTAAAGCTCCTAATGACGTAACGAAAGCTATCAATTCTTCTCTAGTTATTAATGATTTCTTACCTCCACCAGATAAGTTGATTACAAAAGAAGATAACTCAAAAGTTACTATATTACTAAGCAAAAAAAGTATTAGTTTTTTCAAAGCTCAATCTAAAAAATCAGGTGTACCATATCAATCTATGATCAAAAAAGTTTTAGATTTATATGCTGATAGATTTGCTCACAAATAA
- a CDS encoding GDSL-type esterase/lipase family protein, translated as MKEDIKKILFAVLLVIYCNITSLTAQNLKPILIRPFGDSITYGVGFSDWGNCYISQINQQLCMPPAMAGGGYRGWLTLLATQGLGLYFTTEGYQSGGSYYLQWLTNTQTHDGYPGYRTDQLIQFSTFASFSNFTLIHAGTNDILQNKSYETAANNLFSIINNVLATNTNTTVVVAKIIQISSINQVYSILNSQIQLYNALIDSKFNALPPNLKARVRVVNMFNLLNDQNDYSPDGIHPNASGYFKMACNWMAGINNSIPSGPCSGLNFEKLKLDMNSKGFDDNDYKSPNVKIEKLIKGEL; from the coding sequence ATGAAAGAAGATATAAAGAAAATCTTATTTGCCGTTCTACTGGTTATCTATTGCAACATAACTAGCTTAACTGCACAAAACTTAAAGCCTATTCTAATTCGTCCTTTCGGTGATTCTATCACTTATGGTGTTGGCTTTTCTGATTGGGGAAATTGTTACATTTCACAAATTAACCAGCAACTTTGTATGCCACCTGCAATGGCTGGAGGTGGATACAGAGGATGGTTGACTTTACTTGCTACTCAAGGTTTAGGGTTATATTTTACTACAGAAGGTTACCAAAGCGGAGGATCGTATTATTTACAATGGCTTACTAATACTCAAACTCATGATGGTTATCCTGGATATCGTACTGACCAGCTAATTCAATTCTCTACCTTCGCTAGTTTTTCTAACTTTACTTTAATACATGCTGGTACAAATGACATTCTACAGAACAAGTCTTACGAAACCGCTGCTAATAACCTATTTAGTATTATTAATAACGTTCTAGCGACTAATACAAATACTACCGTCGTTGTTGCTAAAATAATTCAAATTTCCTCTATCAATCAAGTGTATTCAATCCTAAATTCGCAAATACAATTATACAATGCTCTAATTGATAGCAAATTTAACGCTTTACCACCAAATTTAAAAGCTAGAGTCAGGGTCGTAAATATGTTTAATCTCTTAAATGATCAAAACGATTACTCACCTGATGGTATTCATCCAAATGCTAGCGGTTATTTTAAAATGGCTTGTAATTGGATGGCGGGAATTAACAATTCAATCCCTTCTGGACCTTGTAGTGGATTAAACTTCGAAAAGTTAAAACTGGATATGAATTCAAAAGGTTTTGACGACAATGATTATAAATCACCTAATGTTAAAATTGAAAAACTAATAAAAGGAGAACTGTAG
- a CDS encoding ribbon-helix-helix protein, CopG family, protein MISLRLPEELEKKLSEVAKIENKSKSEVIKESLVYYIDNFAKQPSAYELGEKYFGLYKSGISDKSINHQKYIKDALNKKRK, encoded by the coding sequence ATGATTAGTTTAAGATTACCAGAAGAACTTGAAAAAAAACTTTCAGAAGTCGCTAAAATTGAAAACAAAAGCAAATCAGAAGTAATTAAAGAATCTTTAGTTTACTACATTGATAATTTTGCAAAGCAACCTTCTGCCTATGAATTAGGTGAAAAATATTTTGGCTTATATAAAAGCGGGATCTCCGATAAATCTATAAATCATCAGAAGTATATAAAAGATGCATTAAACAAGAAACGTAAATGA
- a CDS encoding type II toxin-antitoxin system VapC family toxin, with the protein MIKAIIDTGPIVAFFDESDNYCLQCRSFLKNFKGRLYTSLAVVTEVSYLLSDNKRIQKAFIEWIDNNAISILNQDNEQFSSIMFFMDKYADRPMDFADASLMTISETYEIQNIFTLDSDFRFYKSRKGKSLKIINESMIKD; encoded by the coding sequence ATGATTAAAGCAATTATTGATACTGGACCTATAGTTGCATTTTTCGACGAATCTGATAATTATTGCCTACAATGTAGATCCTTCCTAAAAAACTTTAAAGGCAGATTATATACATCACTTGCGGTAGTTACTGAAGTATCTTATTTGTTATCTGATAATAAAAGAATACAAAAAGCTTTTATTGAATGGATTGATAACAATGCAATTTCAATATTAAATCAGGATAATGAGCAATTTAGTTCCATTATGTTTTTTATGGACAAATATGCTGATCGACCAATGGATTTTGCTGATGCCTCACTTATGACTATTTCCGAAACTTATGAAATTCAAAATATTTTCACTTTAGATAGTGATTTTCGGTTTTATAAATCAAGAAAAGGAAAATCTTTAAAAATCATCAACGAAAGCATGATAAAAGATTAA